In the Salvia miltiorrhiza cultivar Shanhuang (shh) chromosome 8, IMPLAD_Smil_shh, whole genome shotgun sequence genome, CAGACCACAATTTTGTGACCAGCAATTTACTCTCAGAACCTTACCCTACTATTAGGCTACTGAATGTAAAATGTAAGAGGCAGCACATGAAAGAATATCACCACAAGCATGGTTGAAATAACTGATTGAAGAAGGATGCACTTAATAAAGAAAGTAAAAGAAAGGCACAAAAATGAAGGTGAATATTACCTGATGAAGAAAGGTAATCAATGACTCCCTGCACCCTGCCCTGGTTGATTACCCGGCGGTTGGTGTATTCGGGAGAGGAGATTAGCTGCAAATAATAGTGTAGTCTTGTAACGTTCATTTTTGTCGGCCTCTGTTTCAGCACTTTCCTGGGTAGCCCCAAATGGAGGAGCAGCCTGAGGTGGCTGACTTTGATGTGCTGCCTCTACTTCAGAAGAAGGCAATGGCATATACGGCTGGGGAACACCACTATGCTGATTTGATGAAGCCATGGGATATGCTGATTGCTGGATAATAGATGGGTTATACAACCTCTGAGAATTGTTACCATTATCCATCCCCTGACTCCTCAAGGCATCCTGAGAACCCCCTTGTAGATAGTACTGGTTGATATCCTGTCCACTTTGCGAGGAAAAAGCAGGTGCCATAGGTTTAGATGAAGCAGCACCCTGAGCCGACATATTGTTTGGGTGATCATTCATCTGGCTGTTTGGATTGTACATTTGGTGGAACTGGTTAGTTGCATGAGCAGTTTGAGCTGCCTGTGGATGTTGCAACTGTGGGTTGAACTGGCTACTTAGCTGTTGCAGGAGCTGACTGTTTAGCTGACTGTTTTGACCTACCGCCTGCTGTTCATGTTTCCAGTTAGCCACATTGTCATGACCACTAGCAACATGGGATGTTGCACCCAATGTAGAGGTGGTCTGCAGTAATGGTGCAGTTTGTAAACCAGGAGAAGCATTATTTGGAGGAAGTAGTGATGACAGAGTAGCAATGAGTTCAGGTGTCAAAGCTAAGCCAGCTTGTGTTGCTACTGTAGCTGGGGGAACAGAGTGTGCAGGGAAAGAGCCAGTTACAGGAGTAGGAGCTTTTGGAGGCATATTAGGATCCTCAGGCAAAACTCTAGAGTTATCCAAGGGCCTTTTCTCTGGTTGATTAGGAGCGTATCCAGTATGCGGCACAGTCAACTTGTGTGGATCTGCATATTGAGGATGACTTAATCGTGGATTGGGGGCAGCACTACTAGGAGCTACTTGAGAAAATTTGAGAACCACTCCATAAAGGCGTTCTGGCCCTGAAACTTTTAGAACTTTAGTCAAGAAATCAGATGGAGGCACTAAAAATAAGGTTGTCCCATCATCAAACTTGGCGACTCCTGCCCGGTCTTTTGAACCTAGGTATCTCAAGAACTCTGTATATGAAGCAAAATCCTCCTCACTATCCGGCAAAAAGAACACAATATCAAACCCAGTAGCATCCTCATAATGTTTGCTCAGCAAGTCCAATCCAGTTCGTGCAGAGCAATTTACCACATCAGGGCTACAACAAACGAACATCCAAAAACAGTTTTGTAAGGGAACAAAGAAGATCTCACAAAAATCCATCATTTCAAACCTTACTCTATTTACCGTGCAATAGAATGTTGTAAATGAAAAACACAAGCATCAAGCCAAATAACACTAGATGCATAGAAGGCGCCATGCCGGGGGCGAGGATATTAtatatggagagagagagagaaagagagagagaaagagagagagagagagggttgtTATTCTTAGCATAAATACTTACTCGCATAATGTACTAGATCACAAATGATAAAACTATATGAAATTATCAGATTGTCTAGTAGCTTCTTTAACTATATGATGCTGCATGCCAACAAGATCATAAATCTAGTTGAACTTCTAATGGAGGTTATAAAGCATACACTAGCCAAGCTATACTTATACActaattaagattttattaatcATAGATCTATGCAAGTAGATTCAAGATTCAAGAAGCACCATGCCAACCATGAAGATATATTCTTACGAACTTTAGTAAACAAGTGGTAGAACTGTTCATAGGTCACTTACATATCAGCAGCAAGGCCTTCTCCTACAGCAACACATCGAGCATTACAAACAGGTGTGCCACCCTTCGCAATAAGACCACGCCATATGCAATCATTTTCAGCATAACGGTGACCAGGCCCACCAGTCATGCCCCTTGTTAGAGAACCAGAAGCTCCACCAGTTCTTGCTACAGGCAGCCCATACGGCTCATCCA is a window encoding:
- the LOC130999866 gene encoding flowering time control protein FPA; amino-acid sequence: MRPAGNPTQGYGGGGDMQRENPPSNNLWIGNVSQDVSEAELKALFEKYGKVDSVTTYSARNYAFVQFKEMEEARSAKLALQGFYFHGSSLKIEFAKPAKPCKSLWVAGISQSVSKEELENEFLNFGKIQEFRFLRDRNTAYVDYVALEDATQALKTMNGKRIGGAHIRVDYLRSQSSRRELGPDGKEGQFPGRNMWMGHDPMSNYSDPSFAGSKRKNQFLPTGSQYGDAPLSKVLWIRYPPAAVIEEDMLHNALILFGEIERIKTFSDKNYAFVEFRSVEEARRAKEGLQGKLFNDPRILIEYFNGEFPGGRGSEYVLQPGQMDILGLNHPALLGNNPGHPPSLGIRGPELYVRPPLGPHSTFEHPGHGPEFMDLAAGHKLQNPSPKPLMGGPSWNRLSPPSGIVSSPSAGFNVQNRSGSGTWDVFDANQFQRDSKRSRYETALPSERAELDEPYGLPVARTGGASGSLTRGMTGGPGHRYAENDCIWRGLIAKGGTPVCNARCVAVGEGLAADIPDVVNCSARTGLDLLSKHYEDATGFDIVFFLPDSEEDFASYTEFLRYLGSKDRAGVAKFDDGTTLFLVPPSDFLTKVLKVSGPERLYGVVLKFSQVAPSSAAPNPRLSHPQYADPHKLTVPHTGYAPNQPEKRPLDNSRVLPEDPNMPPKAPTPVTGSFPAHSVPPATVATQAGLALTPELIATLSSLLPPNNASPGLQTAPLLQTTSTLGATSHVASGHDNVANWKHEQQAVGQNSQLNSQLLQQLSSQFNPQLQHPQAAQTAHATNQFHQMYNPNSQMNDHPNNMSAQGAASSKPMAPAFSSQSGQDINQYYLQGGSQDALRSQGMDNGNNSQRLYNPSIIQQSAYPMASSNQHSGVPQPYMPLPSSEVEAAHQSQPPQAAPPFGATQESAETEADKNERYKTTLLFAANLLSRIHQPPGNQPGQGAGSH